A region of Paractinoplanes abujensis DNA encodes the following proteins:
- a CDS encoding copper chaperone PCu(A)C, with product MRPLQQLEPAAARRPDASPQQPYGRSRQLHRHPGPLYLLVIALTAALTACGDPQQVIASGAIGAEGRSGDILLRGVRVAAPPQPQYPAGADADVWLTLLNEGRQPDTLTGVSSPAASSVVIRSDDDCDGTPTVVSSLTLPPASSRPGPANSDNPSTTAPFESYSLRLVGLTREVLAGTTISLTFQFQRAPAVTLDVPVRPRQEQANPGHLCDSASTAPSSS from the coding sequence ATGCGACCTCTACAACAGCTCGAGCCAGCCGCTGCAAGGAGACCTGATGCCTCCCCTCAGCAGCCGTACGGCCGCAGCCGACAGCTACATCGGCATCCGGGACCGCTGTACCTTCTGGTCATCGCCCTCACCGCGGCCCTTACCGCCTGCGGTGATCCCCAGCAGGTCATCGCCAGCGGCGCGATCGGCGCCGAAGGTCGTAGCGGCGACATTCTGCTCCGCGGCGTACGAGTCGCCGCACCTCCCCAGCCGCAGTATCCGGCCGGCGCCGACGCCGACGTGTGGCTCACCCTGCTCAACGAGGGCAGGCAGCCCGACACTCTTACCGGTGTGTCGTCACCGGCCGCAAGCTCCGTGGTCATCCGCTCCGACGACGACTGCGACGGAACGCCCACCGTCGTCAGTTCACTGACCCTGCCGCCGGCCTCGAGCCGTCCCGGACCCGCCAACAGTGACAACCCGTCAACGACCGCACCGTTCGAGTCCTACAGTCTGCGGCTGGTCGGCCTGACGCGCGAGGTCCTGGCCGGCACGACAATCAGCCTCACGTTCCAGTTCCAGCGCGCACCGGCGGTGACTCTCGACGTGCCGGTTCGGCCGCGGCAGGAACAAGCGAACCCCGGTCATCTCTGCGACTCTGCTTCGACGGCGCCATCCAGCAGCTGA
- a CDS encoding STAS domain-containing protein, with protein sequence MSDTTVDVDTSADGTLVIHPRGHFDAGDAVHLRRTIVHAIRRERPLRMVLDLRDVDGLDPINLGTLAAACQLGDDHHVAVFLDNPSESTATQLMAAGVPPHRLRHINSTARTIGS encoded by the coding sequence ATGTCCGACACCACGGTCGACGTCGACACCAGCGCTGACGGCACACTCGTCATCCACCCACGCGGCCACTTCGACGCCGGCGACGCCGTCCACCTACGGCGGACCATCGTTCACGCGATCCGGCGCGAACGACCACTGCGCATGGTGCTCGACCTGCGTGATGTGGACGGGCTCGACCCCATCAATCTGGGCACCCTAGCTGCCGCCTGCCAACTCGGCGACGACCATCACGTCGCCGTGTTCCTCGACAATCCGTCCGAGTCCACCGCCACCCAACTGATGGCGGCCGGCGTCCCTCCTCACCGCCTTCGTCACATCAACTCAACCGCTCGCACGATCGGCTCGTAA
- a CDS encoding STAS domain-containing protein, with product MTAPMSVVKEAPKAGSIRLRITGEIDMSTSDVVEAVIATALRHGAPPRMIIDLSAVWFIDAAGVQALLDGQRYARAHGVQLFIDQPTGIVLRTLTITGTLSALSDAHPATNRPLTDEGRGQRSWTIAPQQPVTAVPAMQGVSCA from the coding sequence ATGACAGCACCGATGTCCGTCGTCAAAGAGGCGCCCAAGGCCGGCAGTATCCGGCTGCGCATCACCGGTGAGATCGACATGTCCACCAGCGACGTTGTCGAAGCTGTCATTGCCACCGCCCTCCGGCATGGCGCACCACCGCGAATGATCATCGACTTGTCAGCGGTCTGGTTCATCGACGCCGCCGGCGTGCAGGCGCTGCTCGACGGGCAGCGATACGCCCGCGCCCACGGGGTGCAGCTCTTTATCGACCAACCGACTGGCATCGTTCTCCGGACCCTCACCATCACCGGGACGCTGTCCGCCCTCAGCGACGCTCATCCTGCGACCAACCGGCCGCTCACTGATGAGGGACGGGGTCAGCGGTCCTGGACGATCGCCCCGCAGCAGCCGGTCACCGCCGTACCGGCCATGCAGGGCGTGTCATGCGCGTGA
- a CDS encoding endo-1,4-beta-xylanase, whose amino-acid sequence MHPRAWLAVAVVVVVAVVGGWVAVSAGDGASPDDDRAVDVLTGHDWTHLAGATAGPGGVRIVGLGGRIVRQDGSGGQPNPPVNLRGPRLAVSGPVEITAGIDRPAGQSAVLALHGDVPVVYDEWRHNPPGLAVTVTDGELSLAVWDGRGNEPAIRRRATTAASAAGTVTVTRAGGQLTVRLGDTSLSVTDPGVFSSGRVFFGADAAPSTSPSGPAGWTLTSLRAAGLDGGSATVVDAPTLGQPAPGPGSLRVLAEARRKLPVGVAVAAEPLLADDGYRRLIAAQFSMLTTENAMKPQFVHPQPDRYDFTGGDLLADFAAANGMAVHGHTLVFGEANPRWMQDAPAGRREQIMLDHISAVAGHYRGRVAEWDVVNEPLSTDSEDYEDGGTGLRRHLWQRAMGETYIDKAFAAARTADPGAKLYLNDFGLEADGERWDALLGLLGRLRERGVPIDGVGFEAHIHEAGDRVTAAVLQDHFADLARLGLSARVSEIDVYGDPAAGQAEQYATALTACLAAPNCTSYTTWGVTDRYGSTTESGTYPPQVGDDLIFDRNLAPKAAFTALTRVLRG is encoded by the coding sequence ATGCATCCCCGGGCCTGGCTGGCGGTCGCGGTCGTAGTCGTGGTGGCGGTGGTCGGCGGGTGGGTGGCGGTCAGTGCCGGCGACGGCGCGTCGCCTGATGACGACAGGGCCGTGGATGTTCTGACCGGTCACGACTGGACCCATCTCGCGGGGGCCACGGCCGGCCCGGGCGGGGTGAGGATCGTCGGCCTGGGAGGGCGGATTGTGCGGCAGGACGGCTCTGGCGGTCAGCCGAACCCGCCGGTCAATCTGCGCGGGCCGCGGCTCGCGGTGAGCGGCCCGGTGGAGATCACCGCCGGGATAGATCGGCCGGCCGGTCAGTCGGCCGTGCTCGCCCTGCATGGCGATGTGCCGGTGGTGTACGACGAGTGGCGGCACAATCCGCCCGGGCTGGCCGTCACCGTCACCGACGGGGAGCTGAGCCTGGCGGTCTGGGACGGGCGGGGCAACGAGCCGGCGATCCGCCGCCGGGCCACGACGGCTGCATCGGCCGCGGGCACGGTGACCGTCACCCGGGCCGGTGGGCAGCTCACCGTCCGGCTCGGGGACACAAGCCTGTCCGTCACCGACCCCGGGGTGTTCAGCTCCGGACGGGTGTTCTTCGGCGCCGACGCCGCGCCGTCGACCTCACCCAGCGGTCCGGCCGGCTGGACGTTGACCTCGTTGCGGGCCGCCGGGCTGGACGGGGGCAGCGCCACTGTTGTCGACGCCCCGACGCTCGGCCAGCCGGCGCCCGGGCCCGGGTCGCTGCGAGTGCTCGCCGAGGCCCGCCGCAAGCTGCCCGTCGGCGTCGCCGTGGCCGCCGAGCCGCTGCTGGCCGATGACGGATACCGCCGCCTCATCGCCGCCCAGTTCTCCATGCTGACCACGGAGAACGCGATGAAGCCGCAGTTCGTCCACCCGCAGCCGGATCGCTACGACTTCACCGGGGGTGACCTGCTGGCCGACTTCGCGGCGGCCAACGGCATGGCGGTGCACGGCCACACGTTGGTCTTCGGGGAGGCCAACCCGCGCTGGATGCAGGACGCTCCGGCCGGCCGGCGCGAGCAGATCATGCTTGATCACATCAGCGCCGTGGCCGGTCACTACCGCGGCCGGGTCGCCGAATGGGACGTCGTCAACGAACCGCTGTCCACCGACAGCGAGGACTATGAGGACGGGGGAACGGGACTGCGCCGGCACCTGTGGCAGCGGGCGATGGGCGAGACGTACATCGACAAGGCGTTCGCGGCGGCCCGGACCGCCGACCCCGGCGCCAAGCTATACCTCAACGATTTCGGCCTGGAAGCCGACGGTGAGCGCTGGGACGCGCTGCTCGGCCTGCTCGGGCGGCTCCGGGAGCGGGGGGTGCCGATCGACGGGGTCGGGTTCGAGGCGCACATCCATGAGGCCGGCGACCGGGTCACCGCGGCCGTCCTGCAGGATCACTTCGCGGACCTGGCCCGGCTTGGACTGTCGGCGCGAGTGTCCGAGATCGATGTGTACGGCGATCCGGCGGCCGGGCAGGCCGAGCAGTACGCCACCGCGTTGACCGCTTGCCTGGCCGCCCCGAACTGCACCTCGTACACCACCTGGGGGGTCACCGACCGGTACGGGTCCACCACCGAGTCCGGCACCTACCCACCTCAGGTCGGTGACGACCTGATCTTCGACCGCAATCTGGCGCCCAAGGCCGCGTTCACCGCCCTGACCCGGGTCCTGCGCGGCTGA